In Priestia megaterium NBRC 15308 = ATCC 14581, the following proteins share a genomic window:
- a CDS encoding gluconate:H+ symporter, translated as MDAYLLAITVAAIVIVIVGVSVFKWHAFISLTVASLFLAIASGLSMDKIVGAYETGVGGVLGHLVGILALGTILGKLMADSGAGMQVADYFVRIFGVKRLPWAMLVAGFIIGIPVFFEVGILILLPLVISIHKTTKQNILLIALPVIAGLSIVHGLVPPHPGAMAAISIYGANTGKVLLYALIISIPAAVIAGPVFAKWVHKRVVPEGEPDLIRITTTSKDLPGTGVSFFVILLPVLLMVLAAIAPVINGLPNGVVKFVELIGSPLIALLIACFAAFYLLGKRQGMTKDVIKKLTEECLLPVGSIVLIIGAGGGFKQVLIDSGVGTTIGQMSEHLSLSPLVLAFLIAGLIRIATGSATVALTTAAGIVSPIIEHMSGVNLELLVIVTGAGSLMFSHVNDAGFWMVKEYLGLTVKETFKTWTVLETLLSFIAFAGALILNALI; from the coding sequence ATGGATGCATACTTATTAGCTATTACAGTTGCCGCAATTGTTATTGTTATTGTAGGTGTTTCAGTTTTTAAATGGCATGCGTTTATTAGTTTAACGGTTGCGAGTTTGTTTTTAGCAATTGCTTCTGGATTATCAATGGATAAAATTGTTGGCGCTTACGAAACGGGAGTGGGCGGTGTTTTAGGCCACTTAGTAGGAATTTTAGCGCTGGGAACAATTTTAGGTAAGCTGATGGCCGATTCAGGTGCCGGCATGCAGGTAGCGGATTATTTCGTAAGAATATTCGGTGTGAAAAGACTGCCATGGGCGATGCTAGTAGCAGGTTTCATTATTGGTATTCCTGTTTTCTTCGAAGTAGGAATTTTAATCTTACTGCCTTTAGTTATTTCTATTCATAAAACAACAAAACAAAATATATTATTGATTGCTCTGCCAGTTATTGCAGGATTATCAATTGTTCATGGTCTCGTTCCTCCTCATCCAGGAGCGATGGCAGCTATTAGTATTTACGGAGCAAATACGGGGAAAGTACTTTTATATGCATTAATCATTTCAATTCCAGCTGCAGTTATCGCTGGACCAGTTTTTGCAAAGTGGGTTCACAAACGAGTGGTTCCAGAAGGAGAACCTGATCTAATTCGTATTACGACAACATCAAAAGATCTTCCTGGTACAGGCGTTTCATTTTTTGTCATTTTACTGCCCGTTCTATTAATGGTCTTAGCAGCTATAGCACCTGTTATTAACGGATTGCCAAACGGCGTAGTGAAGTTTGTAGAATTAATAGGAAGCCCATTAATTGCACTTTTAATTGCTTGTTTTGCAGCGTTTTACCTGCTTGGAAAACGTCAAGGTATGACAAAAGATGTGATTAAAAAACTAACGGAAGAATGTTTGCTTCCTGTAGGATCTATTGTCTTAATTATTGGTGCAGGGGGCGGCTTCAAACAAGTATTAATCGATAGCGGAGTAGGGACAACAATTGGTCAAATGTCTGAACATCTGTCACTGTCGCCGCTTGTACTTGCATTTTTAATTGCTGGGTTAATCCGTATCGCTACAGGTTCAGCAACAGTTGCATTAACAACAGCGGCGGGTATTGTCTCACCAATCATTGAGCACATGTCCGGTGTTAACTTAGAACTTCTTGTTATCGTTACTGGTGCGGGTTCACTAATGTTCTCTCACGTTAATGATGCTGGCTTCTGGATGGTGAAGGAGTATTTAGGATTAACAGTGAAAGAAACATTCAAAACATGGACCGTTTTGGAAACGCTTCTATCCTTTATTGCTTTTGCAGGAGCACTTATTCTAAATGCACTAATCTAA
- a CDS encoding DUF1349 domain-containing protein, with protein sequence MSNQLVFFTNFSEGKLDSDVSWYCPPAQFQIDTETNRLVIKTDAKTDFWQRTHYGFEADNGHFLYREVEGDFEIMTKVHTYPVNRYDQAGLMIRVSKDTWIKTSVEYNPDGPNQLGAVVTNQGFSDWSSQNFTQNKSALYFKIQRKNDDYTVCYSSDGDSWTQLRLAYLLNSSKEPVQVGIYACSPQGEGYEAQFDFIKVEKI encoded by the coding sequence GTGAGTAATCAACTAGTATTTTTCACAAACTTTTCAGAAGGAAAATTAGATTCAGACGTTTCTTGGTATTGTCCACCAGCTCAATTTCAAATTGATACGGAAACGAATCGATTAGTGATTAAAACAGATGCTAAAACAGATTTTTGGCAGCGTACTCATTATGGTTTTGAAGCGGACAATGGACACTTTCTTTACCGTGAAGTAGAAGGCGACTTTGAAATCATGACAAAGGTGCATACATATCCAGTTAATCGCTACGATCAAGCAGGTCTCATGATTCGTGTATCAAAAGATACGTGGATCAAAACGTCAGTTGAATACAATCCCGATGGTCCTAACCAATTAGGAGCAGTGGTAACCAACCAGGGCTTCTCAGATTGGTCCAGTCAAAATTTTACTCAAAACAAATCAGCGCTTTATTTTAAAATTCAGCGAAAAAACGATGATTACACCGTTTGTTATTCAAGTGATGGAGATTCGTGGACTCAGCTTCGACTCGCTTACTTATTGAACTCATCCAAAGAACCTGTTCAAGTTGGCATTTACGCTTGTAGTCCTCAAGGAGAAGGATATGAAGCCCAATTTGATTTTATAAAAGTAGAAAAAATTTAA
- a CDS encoding YitT family protein, with product MRKVLWIILGCTIASIGVLILRHSHVVTGGTAGLSLSLSYALPLSFAVIFFLINIPFYLFSFFQMGWKFTATTIGSVSLLSLLTSLDHLLPSFTLPSLMGAVTGGLIAGLGLSILFMNGASLGGANILALFAQRKFGWDPGKVNFSFDFLVVLSSMYSIGFSKGIFSVMSIAITGFVISYFKQKIALHNQPTPASVTQPLDNAISK from the coding sequence ATGCGAAAAGTTTTATGGATTATTCTTGGATGTACAATTGCAAGTATTGGTGTCCTTATCTTGCGACACTCTCACGTAGTGACGGGAGGAACAGCTGGTCTATCTCTCAGCTTGTCATATGCTCTTCCTTTATCATTTGCGGTGATCTTTTTTCTCATTAATATTCCTTTTTATCTCTTTTCCTTCTTTCAAATGGGATGGAAATTTACCGCCACAACTATAGGATCAGTGTCTTTACTATCACTTCTCACTTCACTCGATCACTTGCTTCCTTCCTTTACACTTCCCAGCCTTATGGGTGCTGTTACTGGCGGACTAATTGCAGGCCTTGGGTTATCCATTTTATTTATGAACGGAGCTTCTCTCGGCGGTGCTAATATTCTAGCGCTATTCGCACAGCGAAAATTCGGCTGGGATCCTGGAAAAGTGAATTTTTCATTTGATTTCCTTGTCGTGCTGTCGAGCATGTATTCAATTGGATTTTCAAAAGGAATTTTCTCTGTCATGTCTATTGCAATTACAGGGTTTGTTATCAGCTACTTTAAACAAAAAATTGCTTTACACAATCAACCCACACCCGCTTCTGTTACACAGCCTTTAGATAATGCGATTTCCAAATAA
- a CDS encoding Lrp/AsnC family transcriptional regulator, with product MDQIDVQLLSILQKDGRMTISDLSKNLALSRPSVSERLQRLQERGVIQRFSATVSPKALGRDTQLFIQVSELKRKPEEFEDFIEQNEDVLECHRVTGPVSYFIKAAVCGMEGLRMLVDELIPYGNVNTSIILKSPVENRMITPVQKPAP from the coding sequence ATGGATCAAATCGATGTACAATTATTATCTATTTTGCAAAAAGATGGGCGTATGACGATTAGTGATTTATCAAAAAATCTGGCTCTTAGCCGTCCAAGCGTATCAGAAAGACTGCAGCGTCTGCAGGAACGAGGAGTGATCCAGCGTTTCAGCGCTACGGTGTCTCCGAAAGCTTTAGGAAGAGATACACAGCTATTTATTCAAGTAAGCGAATTAAAAAGAAAACCAGAGGAATTTGAAGACTTTATTGAGCAAAATGAAGATGTACTTGAATGTCATCGTGTAACGGGGCCGGTTTCTTATTTTATCAAAGCAGCGGTGTGTGGAATGGAAGGGCTTCGAATGCTGGTTGATGAACTGATTCCTTATGGAAACGTGAATACGTCGATTATTTTAAAGTCGCCTGTAGAAAACAGGATGATTACTCCTGTACAAAAACCGGCCCCATAA
- a CDS encoding arylamine N-acetyltransferase family protein has protein sequence MNINYYFSRFLAKKPDSPTYQSLAALQNKHMLHVPFENLDVLSKTPIIIDLERIFQKVIVNLRGGFCYELNGLFGWLLKESGYEVSYVSATVKKPDGTWTIEGSHATNLVTIENQSYIVDVGFGDSVRKPMPLNGEVVRDVSGSYRMTNVAEHMYDLQRWEDDVWKTLYRVSTLPKKLTDFTPMCEFNQTSADSPFVHKRLVTIATPTGRITLSGETLTVTDGEKKTKRNVSEEETPDILQNHFYIIKGFY, from the coding sequence ATGAATATTAATTATTATTTTAGCCGGTTTTTAGCTAAGAAACCGGATAGCCCAACGTATCAAAGCTTAGCTGCTTTACAGAACAAACACATGCTTCATGTTCCTTTTGAGAACTTAGATGTTCTGTCTAAAACCCCTATTATAATTGATTTGGAACGAATTTTTCAAAAAGTAATTGTAAATTTACGCGGAGGATTTTGCTACGAATTAAACGGTCTATTTGGCTGGCTGTTAAAAGAAAGCGGATATGAAGTCTCTTACGTTTCAGCTACCGTCAAAAAACCCGACGGCACGTGGACCATTGAAGGAAGTCACGCTACAAACCTTGTGACGATTGAAAATCAGTCTTACATCGTAGACGTTGGATTTGGAGATTCTGTGCGCAAGCCAATGCCTTTAAATGGCGAAGTAGTAAGAGATGTAAGCGGCTCTTATCGTATGACAAACGTTGCTGAGCATATGTATGATTTACAGCGATGGGAAGATGATGTATGGAAAACGCTGTACCGTGTGTCTACGCTTCCTAAGAAACTGACTGACTTTACTCCCATGTGTGAGTTCAATCAAACGTCAGCCGATTCTCCGTTTGTACACAAACGTCTTGTTACGATCGCAACCCCTACAGGGCGCATTACCCTCTCTGGTGAAACGCTAACTGTAACAGATGGCGAAAAAAAGACGAAAAGGAACGTTTCAGAAGAAGAAACACCTGATATTTTACAAAATCATTTTTATATTATTAAAGGATTTTATTAA
- a CDS encoding DsbA family oxidoreductase, producing the protein MKAHIEFYFDFVCPLCFLATKPLREVMKEQKAEIEWKPFELWPEPAQQMEQIKDFLERPWNQSIAPLAQQLHVEINMPESPPVPRTHLAHEGFHFAKKHGQESAYVDAVFKAYWEDEKDISQTEVLAEIADSLHLDQEIFIRILKDRTFEQVHKDSLVHAYENAHVTKVPTLKIGSRVFQGFASKETIEKELLHERSAKDREK; encoded by the coding sequence ATGAAAGCGCATATTGAATTTTATTTTGATTTTGTCTGTCCACTATGTTTTCTAGCCACTAAGCCTTTGAGAGAAGTCATGAAAGAACAAAAAGCTGAGATTGAATGGAAGCCTTTTGAACTTTGGCCTGAGCCAGCCCAGCAGATGGAGCAAATAAAAGATTTTTTAGAGAGACCTTGGAATCAATCGATAGCTCCCTTAGCACAACAGCTGCACGTGGAAATAAATATGCCGGAGAGTCCTCCAGTCCCGCGCACTCATTTAGCACATGAAGGCTTTCATTTTGCTAAAAAACATGGTCAAGAAAGTGCCTATGTAGATGCTGTTTTTAAAGCTTATTGGGAAGATGAAAAAGATATTAGCCAGACTGAAGTCTTAGCAGAAATCGCTGATTCCTTGCATTTAGATCAAGAAATATTTATACGTATCTTAAAAGACCGGACGTTCGAACAAGTTCATAAAGATAGCTTAGTTCATGCGTATGAAAATGCTCATGTAACGAAAGTACCAACTTTAAAAATTGGCAGCCGTGTATTTCAAGGATTCGCTTCCAAAGAGACAATCGAAAAAGAGCTGTTACATGAACGTTCTGCTAAAGACAGAGAGAAATGA
- a CDS encoding DEAD/DEAH box helicase — translation MNQRSFSQYGLSDKVAKALSSLQYNHPTEVQSKVLPIALEERDVVVKSQTGSGKTASFGIPLCELVNWEENKPQALVLTPTRELAAQVKEDITNIGRFKRIKAAAVYGKSPFAKQKVELKQKTHIVVGTPGRVLDHIEKETLALEKIRYLVIDEADEMLNMGFIDQVEAIIQHLPSERVTMLFSATLPEDIEELSRKYMKKPVDVEIKANGLTTSTIDHSVISVENERKFELLKDVTTVENPDSCIIFCRTQEQVNTLLDDLDDLGYPCDKIHGAMVQEDRFEVMNDFKKGKFRYLVATDVAARGIDIDNITHVINYDLPLEKESYVHRTGRTGRAGKKGKAITFVTPYEERMLSEIEEYIGFSISTSTPPSKEEVQQAASAFTEKINERPEVKKDKSESLNKDIMKLYFNGGKKKKIRAVDFVGTIAKLDGVTADDIGIITIQENVSYVEILNGKGTKVLQAMKNKTIKGKKLKVHKAIK, via the coding sequence ATGAATCAAAGAAGTTTTAGTCAATATGGTCTTAGTGACAAGGTAGCTAAGGCGCTTTCTAGCCTGCAATACAATCATCCTACGGAAGTACAAAGCAAGGTGCTTCCCATCGCGCTAGAAGAAAGAGATGTTGTCGTGAAGTCTCAAACAGGAAGTGGAAAAACGGCTTCCTTTGGCATTCCACTGTGTGAATTAGTTAATTGGGAAGAAAATAAGCCTCAGGCCTTAGTGTTAACACCTACACGAGAGCTGGCCGCGCAGGTAAAAGAAGATATTACAAATATCGGCCGTTTTAAGCGAATTAAAGCAGCAGCTGTCTACGGAAAATCACCGTTTGCCAAGCAAAAAGTAGAATTAAAGCAAAAAACACATATTGTTGTAGGTACGCCTGGGCGAGTGCTTGATCATATAGAAAAAGAAACGCTTGCATTAGAGAAAATTCGTTATTTGGTTATTGATGAAGCAGATGAAATGCTAAATATGGGTTTTATTGACCAAGTAGAAGCAATTATTCAACATCTTCCTAGTGAGCGTGTAACGATGCTTTTCTCCGCTACGCTTCCTGAAGATATTGAAGAGCTTTCTCGCAAGTATATGAAAAAGCCGGTTGATGTTGAAATCAAAGCGAATGGATTAACGACAAGTACGATTGACCATTCTGTTATATCAGTAGAAAACGAACGTAAATTTGAACTGCTGAAAGACGTAACCACAGTAGAAAACCCGGACAGCTGCATCATTTTTTGCCGCACGCAAGAGCAGGTAAATACGCTGTTAGATGATTTAGATGATCTTGGGTATCCTTGTGATAAAATTCACGGGGCAATGGTGCAAGAAGACCGTTTTGAGGTTATGAATGATTTCAAAAAAGGTAAATTTCGCTATTTAGTGGCAACAGATGTAGCTGCGAGAGGAATTGATATTGATAATATCACACACGTTATTAACTATGACCTTCCGTTAGAAAAAGAAAGCTACGTTCACCGTACAGGAAGAACGGGACGTGCCGGTAAAAAAGGGAAGGCTATCACATTTGTAACGCCTTATGAAGAGAGAATGCTATCGGAAATTGAAGAATATATCGGTTTTTCAATTTCAACATCTACTCCTCCTTCTAAAGAAGAAGTACAGCAGGCAGCATCCGCTTTTACTGAAAAAATCAATGAGCGTCCAGAAGTTAAAAAAGATAAAAGCGAGTCATTAAATAAAGACATTATGAAGCTGTATTTTAACGGAGGAAAGAAAAAGAAAATTAGAGCGGTTGATTTTGTGGGAACAATTGCAAAGTTAGACGGAGTAACCGCAGACGATATTGGAATTATTACGATCCAAGAAAACGTCTCTTATGTAGAGATTCTGAATGGAAAAGGTACCAAAGTGTTACAAGCAATGAAAAACAAAACGATTAAAGGAAAGAAATTAAAAGTTCATAAAGCGATTAAATAG
- a CDS encoding copper homeostasis protein CutC gives MKYIKEACAEGYEQAKKAEKLGADRIELCDNLSQGGATPSYGTIEYASEHLDTDINVIIRPRSGDFIYSEAEFQIMKKDVKACKDLGVNGVVFGILTEEAEIDYGRTKELIAEAHPLSVTFHMAFDEIKDKYKAIDILSELGADRILTKGGKGSALQNLHMIRELITYANDRIIILPGGGIHESNAEAVIKETKAAELHGTKIVGDLSR, from the coding sequence ATGAAGTACATAAAAGAAGCGTGTGCAGAAGGGTATGAGCAGGCAAAAAAAGCAGAAAAGCTAGGAGCAGACCGCATTGAATTGTGTGACAATCTCAGTCAAGGAGGCGCTACGCCAAGTTACGGCACCATTGAATATGCAAGCGAACATCTTGATACAGATATCAACGTAATTATTCGCCCAAGAAGCGGTGATTTTATATATTCCGAAGCAGAATTTCAAATTATGAAAAAAGACGTTAAAGCATGTAAAGACCTTGGAGTAAACGGAGTAGTATTTGGCATTTTAACAGAAGAAGCTGAAATCGATTACGGACGTACTAAAGAGTTAATAGCAGAAGCTCATCCTTTAAGCGTTACGTTTCATATGGCATTTGATGAGATTAAAGATAAATACAAAGCCATTGATATACTTAGTGAATTGGGAGCAGACCGTATTTTGACCAAAGGAGGGAAAGGATCTGCTTTGCAAAATCTTCATATGATCCGAGAATTGATCACATATGCTAACGACCGTATTATTATTTTGCCCGGCGGAGGAATTCATGAAAGCAACGCAGAGGCGGTTATAAAAGAAACAAAAGCAGCTGAATTACACGGAACAAAAATTGTAGGAGATTTATCTCGTTAA
- a CDS encoding amino acid permease, whose product MISLGGIIGAGLFIGSGSLINTAGPGSIFSYAFAGLLVILVMRMLGEMSTANPSSGSFSTYAKEALGPWAGYTIGWLYWFFWVIVIAVEAIAGANIIQYWFPSLPSWGVSLALTFLLTMTNLYSVKSFGEFEYWFSLIKVVSIVLFLLLGIAIICGFIPGIDSPGTSNLLHKGGFLPNGISSVFLGIALVMFSFMGTEIVATAAGESSQPEKAITIATNTVIYRILFFYLGSIFILVTVLPWNSSSLMKSPFVSILELVNVPAAAQIMNFIILTAVLSCLNSGLYTSSRMLFSMSQNGDAPKSFSKLNKKGVPVSAILACTVISYVSVIFNYISPDKIFLFLVNASGGVALLVYLVIAFSQIKMRKKYEKENPEALKIKMWLFPYLTYATILAITGIFIAMAFIDSLRSQFFLTLLIAVLVVGSFFFQRTKMTSGLAAKENTSK is encoded by the coding sequence ATGATTTCTCTTGGAGGAATTATCGGGGCAGGATTGTTTATCGGAAGCGGATCGCTCATTAACACCGCTGGCCCGGGATCTATTTTTTCGTACGCATTTGCTGGTTTGCTCGTTATTTTAGTCATGCGGATGCTTGGCGAAATGTCTACTGCAAATCCTTCCAGCGGTTCTTTTTCTACTTATGCAAAAGAAGCATTAGGCCCTTGGGCCGGCTACACGATTGGCTGGCTTTACTGGTTTTTCTGGGTTATCGTTATTGCTGTTGAAGCCATTGCAGGTGCAAACATTATTCAATACTGGTTCCCGTCTTTGCCCTCTTGGGGAGTAAGTCTTGCTCTTACTTTTTTATTAACAATGACCAATCTGTACTCTGTTAAATCTTTCGGAGAATTTGAATATTGGTTCTCTCTCATTAAAGTCGTCAGCATCGTTCTTTTTTTACTTTTAGGTATAGCTATTATTTGTGGATTTATTCCAGGCATTGATTCTCCCGGCACTTCTAACCTTTTGCATAAAGGCGGATTTTTACCAAATGGAATTAGCTCTGTATTTTTAGGAATTGCCCTCGTCATGTTCTCTTTTATGGGAACAGAAATTGTCGCAACCGCAGCAGGTGAATCATCTCAGCCTGAAAAAGCCATTACCATCGCGACCAATACCGTTATTTATCGCATTTTGTTTTTCTATTTAGGCTCTATTTTTATTTTAGTAACGGTTCTTCCGTGGAATTCGTCAAGCCTAATGAAAAGCCCATTTGTATCTATTCTTGAATTAGTGAATGTACCGGCCGCAGCTCAAATTATGAACTTTATTATTTTAACAGCCGTTCTTTCCTGTCTGAATTCTGGTCTGTATACGAGTTCTCGCATGCTGTTTTCCATGTCTCAAAACGGCGATGCGCCAAAAAGTTTTTCGAAATTAAATAAAAAAGGCGTGCCGGTTAGCGCGATATTAGCTTGTACAGTTATCTCGTACGTTAGCGTTATCTTTAACTACATTTCACCGGACAAAATCTTTTTGTTTTTAGTGAATGCATCAGGTGGCGTAGCGCTTCTTGTATATCTTGTTATTGCATTTTCACAGATTAAAATGCGAAAAAAATATGAAAAAGAAAATCCTGAAGCATTAAAAATTAAAATGTGGTTATTTCCTTACTTAACTTACGCTACAATCCTTGCCATCACTGGTATTTTTATAGCCATGGCATTTATTGATTCATTACGTTCTCAGTTCTTCTTAACTCTTTTAATTGCTGTACTCGTCGTAGGTTCTTTTTTCTTTCAGCGTACCAAAATGACGAGCGGCTTAGCAGCAAAAGAAAATACATCAAAATAA
- a CDS encoding general stress protein — protein sequence MKHVEVVEKGANINEAVNQFADKGFEKDEVYVFTYDKENSKNLTEVTDTNIIRLSEEGPLHSAASLFLTREDELRTKMASLGLSKDETKKYEEELKKGSAIVVAATGERKDV from the coding sequence ATGAAACATGTTGAAGTAGTAGAAAAAGGAGCAAATATTAACGAAGCAGTTAATCAATTTGCAGACAAAGGTTTTGAGAAAGATGAAGTATACGTGTTTACGTATGACAAGGAAAATTCTAAAAATTTAACAGAAGTAACGGACACAAATATTATTCGTCTGTCTGAAGAAGGTCCTTTACATTCAGCAGCGAGTTTATTTTTAACCAGAGAAGATGAGCTTCGAACAAAAATGGCTTCACTAGGCTTATCAAAAGATGAAACAAAAAAATATGAAGAAGAGTTAAAGAAAGGCAGTGCGATTGTAGTGGCTGCTACAGGAGAAAGAAAAGACGTTTAA
- a CDS encoding MBL fold metallo-hydrolase — MKIVREKMLYQLTFLPRFFPVNCYLVEEKDSLTLIDAALPYSASGILKAADQIGKPITRIVFTHTHEDHIGAIDTLKKSLPNASVYMSQRDYRLFSGDLTIDSEEPQNPIRGGVPKLGKISTEIDQFIEEGSCIGSLAPVFTPGHTPGSMSFLDQRTNALIAGDSFQVQGGVAVSGQLKPLFPFPAFGTWSKELALKSAEKLYELNPSLLAVGHGRILSQPLKLMEKAIQQAKVKMEKRR, encoded by the coding sequence ATGAAAATAGTTCGTGAAAAAATGTTGTATCAACTGACGTTTTTGCCTCGCTTTTTTCCGGTAAACTGTTATTTAGTCGAAGAGAAAGACAGCCTTACATTAATTGATGCAGCTCTTCCTTACAGCGCGTCCGGTATTTTGAAAGCTGCAGATCAAATTGGAAAACCGATTACGCGAATCGTTTTTACGCATACTCATGAAGACCATATCGGAGCAATTGATACTTTGAAAAAAAGCTTGCCGAATGCTTCCGTTTATATGTCGCAAAGAGATTATCGATTATTTTCAGGAGATTTAACAATCGATTCGGAGGAACCTCAAAACCCGATTCGCGGAGGGGTTCCAAAACTAGGAAAGATTTCAACTGAAATTGATCAGTTCATTGAAGAAGGGTCTTGCATTGGCTCACTTGCTCCTGTTTTTACACCGGGACATACACCTGGTTCTATGTCTTTCTTAGACCAGAGAACGAACGCATTAATTGCCGGAGATTCTTTCCAAGTGCAAGGAGGAGTTGCGGTATCAGGTCAGTTAAAACCGCTGTTTCCGTTTCCTGCCTTTGGAACGTGGAGCAAAGAGCTAGCGCTTAAAAGTGCAGAAAAGCTATATGAATTAAACCCGTCACTTCTTGCTGTTGGACACGGAAGAATTCTTTCTCAGCCGCTAAAATTGATGGAAAAAGCAATACAACAAGCAAAAGTAAAAATGGAAAAAAGGAGATGA
- a CDS encoding TetR/AcrR family transcriptional regulator produces MSPRQGLDFKKVIQTGEDLANREGFYAVTIASLAKELNVRPPSLYNHIKGLEELRKELALSGLQQLYHLLKNAVERASAEEAVYQLSKAYVSFVRESPGIYEATATVAPKIQDKEVQKASDNVVSLVLNVLKPYQLPENAALHAVRGLRSILHGFSSLEQRGGFGISLSTDETLAFLIRTFVLGLHQYEQAT; encoded by the coding sequence ATGTCGCCAAGACAGGGACTAGATTTCAAAAAAGTGATTCAAACAGGTGAAGATTTGGCCAATCGTGAAGGATTTTATGCTGTTACAATTGCTTCATTAGCCAAAGAATTAAATGTCCGTCCACCGTCTTTATATAACCATATAAAAGGGTTAGAAGAGCTGCGCAAAGAACTGGCTTTAAGTGGACTGCAGCAGCTATATCATCTTCTAAAAAATGCTGTTGAACGTGCTTCTGCAGAAGAAGCTGTTTATCAGTTAAGTAAAGCGTATGTTTCATTTGTAAGGGAGTCTCCGGGAATATACGAAGCAACGGCAACGGTAGCACCAAAGATACAAGATAAAGAAGTACAAAAAGCATCTGATAACGTTGTGTCTTTAGTGTTGAATGTGTTGAAACCGTATCAACTTCCGGAAAATGCAGCTCTTCATGCTGTTAGAGGTCTTCGAAGTATTTTACATGGATTTTCTTCATTGGAGCAGCGAGGGGGATTTGGGATATCGTTAAGTACCGATGAGACACTAGCTTTTTTAATTCGTACGTTTGTATTAGGGCTGCATCAGTACGAGCAGGCTACATAA